Proteins encoded together in one Mycobacterium simiae window:
- a CDS encoding sulfurtransferase, with protein sequence MKPRDQILITAGELADLIGADTPLSILDVRWRLDEPDGRAAYLDGHLPGAVYVSLDDELSDHAVVGRGRHPLPSAPGLEAAARRWGVRQDSAIVVYDDWNRAGSARAWWVLTAAGLPNVRILDGGLGAWRSAGLPLETGQVTPEPGNVTVLQEDLYNGARPTLTADQVGAGSMTLLDARAPERYRGDTEPVDAVAGHIPGARNLPSGSVLTADGTFLAGDELAKQLSDRGIDDSGPLAAYCGSGVTATIAIAALAATGREAALYPGSWSEWSSDPNRPVARGPE encoded by the coding sequence GTGAAACCCCGCGACCAGATTCTGATTACTGCCGGCGAGTTGGCCGACCTCATCGGCGCCGACACCCCGCTCAGCATTTTGGACGTCCGGTGGCGGCTCGACGAGCCCGACGGCCGCGCGGCGTATCTGGACGGTCACCTGCCCGGCGCGGTGTATGTGTCCCTCGACGACGAGCTCAGCGATCACGCTGTCGTCGGACGCGGCCGGCACCCGCTGCCGTCGGCCCCTGGCCTCGAGGCCGCCGCTCGCCGTTGGGGCGTTCGGCAAGATTCGGCGATCGTGGTCTATGACGACTGGAATCGCGCCGGCTCGGCCCGCGCGTGGTGGGTGTTGACCGCGGCCGGGCTGCCCAACGTCCGGATCCTCGACGGTGGCCTAGGCGCCTGGCGGTCGGCAGGGTTGCCTCTCGAGACGGGGCAAGTCACCCCGGAGCCGGGGAATGTGACTGTGCTGCAAGAGGATTTGTACAACGGCGCGCGCCCCACCCTGACCGCCGACCAAGTCGGCGCCGGGTCGATGACATTGCTCGACGCGCGGGCGCCGGAGCGCTACCGCGGCGACACCGAACCCGTCGACGCGGTCGCGGGTCACATCCCGGGCGCGCGCAACCTACCCAGCGGCTCCGTCTTGACCGCCGACGGCACCTTTCTCGCCGGCGACGAGCTCGCCAAGCAGCTGTCCGACCGCGGCATCGACGACTCGGGCCCGTTGGCTGCCTACTGCGGATCGGGTGTTACCGCCACGATCGCGATTGCGGCGCTGGCGGCGACGGGGCGAGAGGCGGCGCTATATCCCGGATCGTGGTCGGAATGGTCGTCGGATCCGAACCGTCCCGTGGCCCGTGGCCCGGAATAA
- the budA gene encoding acetolactate decarboxylase has product MTTRTSAYDHFKHWAATLLEHQRDTANGGDEVYQFSTIGALLDGVYDGDVTVADILRHGDFGLGTFNHLDGEMVILDGVCYRLRADGTATRAASTDRTPFAAVTRFRTDFDIHICNTANRSQVLGAVDRQIESANLIYGIRISGRFRELHTRTVMEQHQPYPPLTEATEGQAETRFTDVSGVLVGFRTPQFQQGISVAGYHLHFLNTDRTGGGHVLDFTLDEGVVAVSGASQLHLSLPTSGAFLDASLSGDHLSEQINAAEGDRNGEDSR; this is encoded by the coding sequence ATGACCACTAGAACCAGCGCCTACGATCACTTCAAGCATTGGGCTGCAACGCTTCTCGAGCACCAGCGGGACACAGCCAACGGCGGCGATGAGGTGTACCAGTTTTCGACGATCGGCGCCCTGCTGGACGGTGTCTACGACGGCGACGTCACTGTCGCCGACATCCTGCGCCACGGCGACTTCGGGTTGGGAACGTTCAACCACCTCGACGGCGAGATGGTCATCCTCGACGGCGTGTGTTATCGGTTGCGCGCGGACGGAACCGCCACCCGCGCAGCGTCAACCGATCGCACGCCGTTCGCGGCGGTGACCCGCTTTCGCACCGATTTCGACATTCACATCTGCAACACCGCCAACCGCTCGCAGGTGCTCGGCGCGGTCGACCGACAGATCGAAAGCGCCAACCTCATCTACGGGATCCGGATCTCCGGGCGATTCCGCGAACTGCACACCCGCACGGTGATGGAACAGCACCAGCCCTACCCGCCGCTCACCGAGGCCACCGAAGGCCAGGCCGAAACCCGGTTCACCGACGTCTCCGGGGTGCTGGTCGGATTCCGCACTCCGCAGTTCCAACAGGGCATTTCCGTGGCCGGATACCATTTGCACTTCCTCAACACCGACCGCACCGGCGGCGGCCATGTTCTCGATTTCACCCTCGACGAGGGCGTGGTCGCGGTTAGCGGGGCGTCACAATTGCATTTGAGCTTGCCGACCTCGGGAGCTTTTCTGGACGCCAGCCTGTCCGGTGATCACCTGTCCGAGCAGATCAACGCGGCCGAGGGCGACCGCAACGGCGAGGACAGCCGCTAG
- a CDS encoding DUF5685 family protein: protein MFGIIRPCRHRLGGELAAAWTAQLCGLCLALRDDYGQSARIATNYDGLVVSLLVEAQSPEKPTRRQAGPCPLRGMRRAEVATGDCARLAAVVSLALAAARVRDHVDDHDGVVGAAGVRPAARRIAERWVRQGTDTGHAMGFNTGVLVAAMDRQAQLEATAGPGSSLLEVTEPTETAVAEAFAYTAVLAGRPGNQAPLREIGQLFGRIAHVLDAVEDYDDDLARGKWNPLAATETPVAQARVLCDDAALGIELALAEVDFSDGRLARRLLTREVRRAISRTFTRAGHPARNGTPHGQQEPINFGSQAPGGGYLNAGGTNPEEVPAAGAKAKGGRGDGACVCCCDGCDCCCDCGDCCDCT, encoded by the coding sequence ATGTTCGGCATCATCCGGCCCTGCCGTCATCGACTCGGCGGCGAGCTCGCAGCAGCCTGGACCGCCCAATTATGCGGATTGTGTCTGGCGCTGCGCGACGACTACGGCCAGTCGGCGCGAATCGCCACCAACTATGACGGCCTCGTGGTCTCGCTTCTGGTCGAGGCGCAATCGCCCGAGAAGCCAACCCGCCGTCAGGCCGGGCCGTGTCCGCTGCGCGGCATGCGACGCGCCGAGGTGGCTACCGGCGACTGCGCACGCCTGGCCGCCGTGGTGTCGCTGGCCCTGGCCGCGGCCCGGGTCCGCGATCACGTCGACGACCACGACGGCGTTGTCGGCGCGGCCGGCGTGCGGCCGGCGGCCCGGCGCATCGCCGAGCGCTGGGTGCGCCAGGGTACCGACACCGGACACGCGATGGGCTTCAACACCGGCGTGCTCGTCGCGGCGATGGACCGCCAGGCCCAGCTCGAGGCGACCGCCGGTCCGGGCAGCTCGCTGTTGGAAGTGACCGAACCCACCGAGACCGCCGTCGCGGAGGCCTTCGCCTATACCGCCGTGCTGGCCGGCCGGCCCGGCAACCAGGCGCCGTTGCGCGAGATTGGTCAACTGTTTGGGCGGATCGCTCATGTCCTGGATGCCGTCGAGGACTACGACGACGACCTGGCACGCGGCAAATGGAACCCGTTGGCGGCCACCGAAACCCCGGTCGCCCAGGCACGCGTACTGTGCGACGACGCGGCGCTGGGCATCGAATTAGCGCTGGCCGAGGTCGACTTCAGCGACGGCCGGCTGGCCCGGCGGTTGCTGACCCGGGAAGTGCGCCGGGCGATCTCACGTACCTTCACCAGGGCGGGCCACCCCGCCCGCAACGGCACCCCACACGGCCAGCAGGAACCGATCAACTTCGGCAGCCAGGCGCCCGGCGGCGGCTACCTCAATGCGGGCGGCACCAATCCCGAGGAGGTGCCCGCCGCTGGTGCCAAGGCGAAGGGCGGCAGGGGCGACGGCGCCTGCGTGTGCTGCTGCGACGGGTGCGACTGCTGCTGCGACTGCGGGGACTGCTGCGACTGCACCTGA
- a CDS encoding protease inhibitor I42 family protein, which produces MKIRLVMTVAILVSPMLVGCHFASRNPPTSKTLSVPMEQVLKQSNITQNVTLAVGNTLKLELGANYSTPYRWSVDTKIGDSSVIEQKSHQYVQPTTDALGAPGTEVWMFAALKPGTTTISTGYSSFVGKNTAPICQYTAIVTVQ; this is translated from the coding sequence GTGAAGATCAGGCTTGTCATGACCGTCGCGATTCTCGTCTCGCCGATGCTGGTGGGGTGCCACTTCGCGAGCAGAAACCCGCCGACGTCGAAAACCCTCAGCGTGCCCATGGAGCAGGTGCTCAAGCAGAGCAACATCACCCAGAACGTCACGTTGGCGGTGGGGAACACGCTGAAACTCGAGTTGGGCGCGAATTACAGCACGCCGTACCGCTGGTCGGTTGACACGAAGATCGGCGACTCCTCCGTAATCGAGCAAAAAAGTCATCAATACGTGCAGCCAACCACCGACGCGCTGGGCGCGCCGGGCACCGAGGTGTGGATGTTCGCCGCGCTCAAGCCCGGCACGACGACGATTTCCACCGGCTATTCGAGCTTCGTCGGCAAGAACACCGCGCCGATTTGCCAGTACACAGCGATCGTGACGGTGCAGTAA
- the alsS gene encoding acetolactate synthase AlsS codes for MATNPDPPVRSAQKVVDVLSAQGVEYVFGVPGAKIDAVYDALLDGGPQLVVCRHEQNAAFIAGAIGRLTGTPGVVLVTSGPGTSNLVTGLLTANTEQDPVVALCGAVGRKDRLKRTHQSMDAAALLRTVTKFTGEVNDPDNVAEAVVGAFRAAAAEPRGAAAVVLPLDVLTAATTAGITARMPIPSLPSAPAQAVDQAGELIRGARRPALLVGIRGADPASTQALRALVAATGLPVVETFQGAGVISRALEDNFLGRVGLFRNQPGDVIVAHADVLITVGYDAVEYDPVLWNNDVERTIVHVDAVPADIDNHYQPTLELLGDVAATLTALTAQLTDLTLTNDYRDEIARQRKTLQDIDIAECAHTTEGPGLNPVAVVLALRDELNDEATITCDVGSVYIYLARHFRVYEPRRLLFSNGQQTLGVALPWAIAACLARPGTPVVSVSGDGGFLFSAQELETATRLGLNFTHIILRDNSYDMVGFQEVLKYGRKSGVQLGDYDVVSYAAAFGARGYRVKTLDEFRTTLRQALAEDGPSLIDVPVDYHRNTELAAHLHDDAFE; via the coding sequence GTGGCCACAAACCCCGACCCGCCGGTGCGCAGCGCGCAGAAGGTCGTGGACGTGCTGTCGGCGCAGGGAGTCGAGTACGTCTTCGGGGTGCCCGGTGCCAAGATCGACGCGGTCTATGACGCCCTGCTTGACGGCGGCCCGCAACTCGTCGTCTGCCGTCACGAGCAGAACGCGGCATTCATCGCTGGAGCCATCGGCCGCCTCACCGGCACGCCGGGGGTAGTGCTGGTGACATCGGGTCCGGGCACTAGCAATCTGGTGACCGGCCTGTTGACCGCCAACACCGAGCAAGACCCCGTTGTCGCGCTGTGCGGGGCCGTCGGCCGCAAGGACCGGCTCAAGCGCACCCATCAGTCGATGGACGCCGCGGCGCTGCTGCGCACCGTCACCAAGTTCACCGGCGAGGTCAACGACCCGGACAACGTCGCCGAGGCCGTCGTCGGCGCCTTCCGCGCCGCGGCCGCCGAGCCGCGTGGAGCCGCCGCCGTGGTGCTGCCCCTCGACGTGTTGACCGCCGCCACCACCGCGGGCATCACCGCCCGCATGCCGATCCCGTCACTGCCGAGCGCTCCCGCGCAGGCCGTCGACCAAGCCGGCGAGCTGATTCGCGGCGCGCGCCGTCCGGCCTTGCTGGTTGGCATCCGCGGCGCCGACCCGGCCAGCACCCAGGCATTGCGCGCGCTGGTAGCCGCCACCGGCCTGCCTGTCGTGGAAACCTTCCAGGGCGCCGGAGTGATATCCCGCGCGCTGGAGGACAACTTCCTGGGCCGGGTCGGCCTGTTCCGCAACCAGCCCGGCGACGTCATCGTCGCGCATGCCGACGTGTTGATCACCGTCGGATACGACGCCGTCGAATACGACCCGGTGCTGTGGAACAACGATGTCGAACGCACCATCGTGCATGTCGACGCGGTGCCGGCCGACATCGACAACCACTACCAGCCGACACTCGAGCTGCTCGGTGACGTCGCGGCGACGCTGACTGCGCTGACCGCCCAGCTCACCGACCTTACGCTGACCAACGACTACCGCGATGAGATCGCCCGGCAGCGAAAAACGCTGCAGGACATCGATATAGCCGAGTGTGCGCACACAACCGAAGGACCGGGCCTCAACCCCGTCGCCGTAGTGTTGGCGCTGCGCGACGAACTCAACGACGAAGCAACGATCACCTGCGACGTGGGCTCGGTCTACATCTACTTGGCCCGCCATTTCCGCGTCTACGAGCCGAGGCGACTGTTGTTCTCCAACGGCCAACAAACGCTGGGCGTGGCGCTGCCCTGGGCGATCGCCGCGTGCCTGGCGCGACCCGGAACACCCGTGGTATCCGTCTCAGGTGACGGCGGATTCCTGTTCTCGGCCCAGGAACTCGAAACCGCGACCCGCCTCGGTCTGAACTTTACGCACATCATCCTGCGCGACAACAGCTACGACATGGTGGGATTCCAGGAAGTCCTGAAGTACGGGCGCAAATCGGGGGTACAGCTGGGCGACTATGACGTCGTTTCCTACGCAGCGGCATTCGGCGCCCGCGGCTACCGGGTGAAGACCCTCGACGAATTCCGCACCACGCTACGTCAAGCTCTCGCCGAAGACGGCCCCTCCCTGATCGACGTTCCCGTGGACTATCACCGCAACACCGAGCTCGCCGCGCACCTGCACGACGACGCTTTCGAATAA
- a CDS encoding glycosyltransferase, with product MRVVQVANFYGPRSGGLRTAIDRLGAEYCARGHDVFLVVPGSRAERILLPTGVIRITLPAWRIPFTGGYRAVMPGPVKTLLEALQPDSLEVSDRLTLRSLGRWGRQRGATTVMISHERLDRLAGQVLPRRPARSLADFANGRTAADYDTVVCTTGFAREEFDRIGATNVVTVPLGVDLNMFHPSRHSPLVRGRWATPQQLLLVHCGRLSVEKRADRSIDALAALCDSGVDARLVVVGEGPLRSKLQRQAAGLPIDFTGFISNRHTVAELLAAADVTLAPGPHETFGLAALESLACGTPAVVSRTSALTEIITPGSGASADNNPEAIAEAVGTVISLPEFHRRTCARRRAENFTWQRAAAGMLATLGPSSDGCRDEDTA from the coding sequence ATGCGTGTTGTCCAGGTCGCCAACTTCTATGGCCCGCGGTCCGGCGGCCTTCGCACCGCGATTGATCGGCTGGGCGCCGAGTACTGCGCCCGCGGTCACGACGTGTTTCTGGTCGTTCCCGGTTCCCGCGCGGAACGCATCTTGCTGCCCACCGGAGTAATTCGAATTACCCTGCCCGCCTGGCGGATTCCGTTCACCGGCGGGTACCGGGCGGTGATGCCAGGGCCCGTCAAGACGCTGCTGGAGGCCCTGCAACCCGACTCGCTGGAGGTGTCGGATCGGCTCACGTTGCGATCACTGGGGCGGTGGGGTCGCCAACGTGGCGCCACCACGGTGATGATTTCCCACGAACGGCTGGATCGTCTTGCCGGTCAAGTGCTTCCACGCCGGCCGGCGCGTAGCCTCGCCGACTTCGCCAACGGCCGCACCGCCGCTGACTACGACACCGTGGTGTGCACCACCGGTTTCGCGAGGGAGGAATTCGACCGCATCGGCGCGACGAACGTCGTCACGGTGCCCCTCGGTGTGGATCTCAACATGTTTCACCCGAGCCGGCACTCGCCGCTGGTCCGCGGCCGATGGGCCACCCCACAACAGCTGTTGCTGGTCCACTGCGGCCGCCTGTCGGTTGAGAAGCGCGCCGACCGCAGCATCGATGCCTTGGCGGCGTTGTGCGATTCCGGCGTCGACGCCCGACTCGTCGTCGTCGGCGAGGGCCCGCTGCGGTCGAAGCTACAACGACAAGCCGCCGGACTGCCGATCGACTTCACCGGCTTCATCTCCAACCGGCACACCGTCGCCGAGCTGCTGGCGGCCGCGGATGTCACCCTGGCACCCGGGCCGCACGAAACCTTCGGGCTGGCCGCGCTGGAATCGCTGGCCTGTGGGACGCCGGCCGTGGTGTCGCGCACCTCGGCGCTGACCGAGATCATCACCCCGGGCAGCGGCGCGTCGGCCGACAACAATCCGGAAGCCATCGCCGAGGCGGTCGGCACGGTGATCAGCCTTCCCGAATTTCACCGCCGGACTTGCGCGCGGCGTCGCGCGGAGAACTTCACCTGGCAGCGCGCGGCGGCGGGCATGTTGGCCACACTGGGACCCAGCTCCGACGGATGCCGCGACGAGGACACCGCCTAG
- a CDS encoding Na+/H+ antiporter codes for MFGLEVIVALVSAVIVGTVLGRRYRVGPPVLLIFLGTLLGLIPTFAHIHINGELVLLLFLPAILYWEGLGTSLREIRANLRIIIFLSVILVIVTAVAVAWAARALGMEPHAAAVLGAVLSPTDAAAVAGLAKKLPRRSLTVLRAESLINDGTALVLFGVTVHVAIGGAEITPPDLVLRFVGSYIGGIAAGLLVGGLVTLARKRIDAPQEEGAMSLLTPFAAFLLAEAMGCSGVVAVLVSALVLAYAGPVVIRARSRLLSYGFWDMATFLINGTLWVFVGVQIPAAVRATNDVEGGLRHALFIALAVTGVVIGSRIFWGEITTMLLRLLDRRQVQRERRIPWRQRFVTAWAGFRGAVSLAAALAVPATTLSGAPFPDRSLLIFIVVVVILTTVLVQGISLPAIVRWARMPEDTAYAEELQLARSVGAKAALDALPVVASELGASPKMLSRLQKEYDERAAIVTESDDGSSSNDLAKRDDLVRRVRLGVLDHKRRAITTLRNQKVIDDLVLRELQAEMDLEEVQLLAEVDS; via the coding sequence GTGTTTGGGCTCGAGGTCATCGTTGCGCTTGTGTCGGCCGTCATCGTGGGAACGGTGCTGGGCCGGCGCTATCGCGTGGGCCCGCCGGTGCTGCTCATCTTCCTCGGCACGCTGCTCGGGTTGATCCCCACCTTCGCCCACATCCACATCAACGGCGAACTCGTCCTGTTGCTGTTCCTGCCGGCGATTCTGTATTGGGAAGGCCTGGGCACCAGCCTGCGCGAAATCCGAGCAAACCTGCGCATCATCATCTTCCTGAGCGTCATCCTCGTGATCGTCACCGCGGTCGCCGTGGCCTGGGCGGCACGCGCGCTCGGCATGGAGCCGCACGCGGCGGCGGTCTTGGGTGCGGTGCTCTCACCCACCGATGCCGCGGCCGTGGCCGGACTCGCGAAGAAGCTGCCGCGCCGCTCGCTGACCGTGCTGCGTGCCGAGAGTTTGATCAACGATGGGACAGCGCTGGTGCTGTTCGGCGTGACCGTCCACGTCGCAATCGGTGGCGCCGAGATCACCCCGCCCGATTTGGTGCTGCGATTCGTCGGCTCCTACATCGGCGGAATCGCCGCCGGCCTGCTGGTCGGTGGTCTGGTTACCTTGGCGCGCAAGCGAATCGATGCGCCGCAAGAAGAAGGGGCGATGAGCTTGCTGACGCCGTTCGCGGCCTTCCTACTCGCCGAGGCGATGGGCTGCAGCGGTGTGGTGGCGGTGCTGGTGTCGGCGCTGGTCCTCGCCTACGCCGGGCCGGTGGTGATCCGCGCCCGCTCCCGGCTGCTGTCCTACGGGTTTTGGGACATGGCGACGTTCCTCATCAACGGCACGCTGTGGGTGTTCGTCGGGGTGCAAATCCCCGCCGCAGTGCGCGCCACCAACGACGTCGAAGGCGGACTGCGCCACGCCCTTTTCATCGCCCTGGCCGTCACCGGGGTCGTCATCGGCTCCCGGATCTTCTGGGGAGAGATCACCACGATGCTGCTGCGCCTGCTCGATCGGCGCCAGGTGCAGCGGGAACGTCGGATCCCCTGGCGGCAGCGCTTTGTCACGGCCTGGGCCGGGTTCCGCGGCGCCGTATCGCTGGCCGCGGCGCTCGCCGTCCCGGCCACCACGCTCAGCGGCGCACCTTTCCCCGACCGCAGCCTGCTCATCTTCATCGTGGTTGTCGTCATCCTGACGACCGTCCTGGTCCAGGGCATCTCGCTGCCCGCGATCGTCCGCTGGGCGCGCATGCCCGAAGACACCGCGTACGCCGAGGAACTGCAGCTGGCGCGCAGCGTCGGAGCCAAGGCCGCCCTGGATGCGCTGCCGGTGGTGGCCAGTGAACTGGGCGCCAGCCCAAAGATGTTGAGCCGCTTGCAGAAGGAGTACGACGAACGTGCCGCGATCGTGACCGAGAGCGACGACGGTTCGTCCAGCAACGATCTTGCCAAGCGCGACGACCTGGTCCGACGGGTGCGGCTGGGCGTGCTCGACCACAAACGCCGCGCCATTACCACGCTGCGCAATCAGAAGGTCATCGACGACCTGGTGCTGCGCGAGTTGCAAGCCGAGATGGATCTGGAAGAGGTGCAACTGCTCGCCGAGGTCGACAGCTAA
- a CDS encoding 5'-methylthioadenosine/S-adenosylhomocysteine nucleosidase family protein, producing the protein MPVDSTEQRTLVLTAFPVEADAVLSHAVLDPDPVVAADHRRFYLGAIGGKKVIVTMTGIGLVNATDAAETAFAYFSSSVGAVVFSGVAGGAGRTGIADVAVPARWTLDGGVTFRPVDPSMLATAETVSVTLKNARAMRHQPQLVVGGDGCSYDNNNGQAFPCIPHGGGVFGCQPRTAPDRSFFYTGNFLPAVWPWLRHGLISNAKIMSAADPAFDATDSESAAVQAVGEAHGVPFLAVRGISDGPGDPLHLPGFPLQFFVYHRVAAVNAARVTADFLNRWPGA; encoded by the coding sequence GTGCCGGTGGATTCAACCGAACAGCGCACGCTGGTCTTGACGGCCTTTCCGGTCGAGGCGGACGCCGTGCTGTCGCACGCCGTGCTTGACCCCGATCCGGTGGTGGCCGCCGACCATCGCCGTTTCTATCTGGGCGCGATCGGTGGCAAGAAAGTCATTGTCACGATGACCGGCATAGGCTTGGTGAACGCCACCGACGCCGCCGAAACCGCATTCGCTTACTTCTCCAGTAGCGTTGGCGCAGTAGTATTTTCGGGTGTCGCGGGCGGAGCTGGGCGCACCGGTATCGCCGACGTGGCGGTGCCCGCCCGCTGGACCTTGGATGGCGGCGTGACGTTCCGTCCGGTCGACCCCTCGATGTTGGCCACCGCCGAGACCGTATCGGTGACGCTGAAGAACGCCCGGGCGATGCGCCACCAGCCACAGCTGGTGGTCGGTGGGGATGGCTGCAGTTACGACAACAACAACGGACAGGCATTCCCGTGTATCCCGCACGGTGGCGGCGTGTTCGGCTGCCAGCCCCGAACCGCGCCCGATCGCTCCTTCTTTTACACCGGCAATTTTTTGCCGGCGGTGTGGCCGTGGCTGCGGCACGGCCTGATCAGTAACGCCAAGATCATGTCGGCGGCGGATCCTGCCTTCGACGCGACGGACAGCGAGAGTGCGGCGGTGCAGGCGGTCGGCGAAGCCCACGGTGTGCCCTTCCTCGCCGTGCGCGGCATCTCCGACGGTCCGGGCGATCCGCTTCACCTGCCTGGTTTCCCGCTCCAGTTCTTCGTCTACCACCGGGTCGCCGCGGTCAACGCCGCCCGGGTCACCGCGGACTTCCTCAACCGCTGGCCGGGTGCATGA
- a CDS encoding AAA family ATPase, which yields MLQTVAVRGYRSLREVILPLRQLSIITGANGVGKSSLYRALRLLADCGRGEVVGSLAREGGLQSVLWAGPEQLTGARRSQTTEGTVRTRPVSLEMGFAADDFGYLVDLGMPQSAGASVFVLDPEIKREMVFAGPVLRPSATLVRRSRAFAEAVNADNGFDELSRSLPLYRSVLAEYAHPQALPEVAAVRERLRGWRFYDGFRVDGGAPARQPQVGTRTPVLSDDGNDLAAAIQTILESGSDDLSRVVAEAFDGATVSVAIHDGLFDLQLHQRGMLRPLRAAELSDGTLRFLLWAAALLSPDAPSLMVLNEPETSLHPDLVRPLASLIRAAAARGQLVVVTHSRSLLEFLDTVPVGETASTSQDAVEIELYKDWGETRITGQDLLSTPRWDWGKR from the coding sequence ATGTTGCAAACGGTTGCTGTCCGCGGATACCGGTCGCTGCGTGAGGTCATCCTGCCGCTGCGCCAGCTGTCGATCATCACGGGCGCCAACGGCGTGGGCAAGTCGTCGCTATACCGCGCGCTGCGGCTGTTGGCCGATTGCGGCCGGGGCGAGGTGGTCGGCTCCCTGGCCCGCGAGGGGGGCCTGCAATCGGTGTTGTGGGCCGGGCCCGAGCAATTGACGGGCGCCCGGCGCTCGCAGACCACCGAGGGCACGGTACGCACCCGGCCGGTATCCCTCGAAATGGGCTTTGCCGCAGATGATTTCGGCTATCTCGTCGACCTGGGCATGCCGCAGTCGGCGGGGGCGTCGGTTTTCGTTCTCGACCCGGAGATCAAGCGGGAGATGGTGTTCGCGGGCCCGGTGCTGCGGCCTAGCGCGACGCTGGTGCGGCGGTCGCGGGCGTTCGCCGAAGCCGTCAACGCGGACAACGGTTTTGACGAGCTGTCCCGGTCGCTGCCGTTGTACCGCAGCGTGTTGGCCGAGTATGCCCATCCGCAGGCCCTGCCGGAAGTCGCCGCGGTGCGGGAGCGGCTGCGCGGCTGGCGGTTTTACGACGGCTTCCGCGTCGACGGCGGTGCACCGGCGCGACAACCGCAGGTCGGCACCCGCACACCGGTGCTTTCCGACGACGGCAACGACTTGGCCGCGGCGATCCAGACGATCCTCGAGTCGGGGTCCGACGACCTGAGCCGGGTGGTGGCCGAGGCCTTCGACGGCGCCACGGTTTCGGTCGCCATTCACGACGGCCTGTTCGACCTGCAGTTGCACCAACGCGGGATGCTGCGGCCGTTGCGGGCAGCCGAATTGTCCGACGGCACACTGCGATTCCTGCTGTGGGCCGCCGCGCTGCTGAGCCCGGACGCGCCCTCGCTGATGGTGCTCAACGAGCCGGAGACCTCGCTGCACCCGGATCTGGTGCGACCGCTGGCCTCGCTGATCCGCGCCGCGGCCGCCCGGGGACAGCTGGTCGTCGTCACGCATTCGCGGTCACTGCTGGAGTTTCTCGACACCGTCCCGGTGGGTGAGACTGCCAGCACCAGCCAGGACGCCGTCGAGATCGAGCTCTATAAGGATTGGGGCGAAACCCGTATCACCGGCCAGGATTTGCTGAGCACGCCGCGCTGGGACTGGGGCAAACGCTGA